One genomic region from Solwaraspora sp. WMMD792 encodes:
- the urtC gene encoding urea ABC transporter permease subunit UrtC: MSAARTADPAARPTARFAARPAVRWPGPVGFVAVGVLLLVVAPLVLSPFRLDLLAKYLCYAIVAVGIYLAWGRGGMLTLGQGVFFGLGGYAMGMHLKLADAGEGNLPDFMVWSGVETLPAIWGPFRNPAFALVMVVVLPTVVALILGTLVFRQRVRGAYFAVLSQALAAAFVILLVGQQGLTGGTNGLTNVQFFFGLDLYDPAQKRIVYYVAVGALGLVFLAAWQLTHSRFGKLLVAIRDGEDRVRFLGYDPAVVKTIVYALSAAMAGIAGALFVPVVGILGPADLGVVPSIEMLVAVAIGGRFSLVGAVGGAILFNYGSTVLSEQWPSGWLYLLGGLFIAVMMWAPRGLAGLLADGWAAVRHRWPGRAGPAAPVSPAAATEGAATDAAGRPAETTVGVGGAKP, encoded by the coding sequence ATGAGCGCCGCCCGGACTGCCGACCCCGCCGCCCGGCCGACGGCCCGCTTCGCCGCCCGCCCGGCCGTCCGCTGGCCCGGACCGGTCGGCTTCGTCGCCGTCGGCGTGCTGCTGCTGGTCGTGGCACCGCTGGTGCTCAGCCCGTTCCGGCTCGACCTGCTGGCCAAGTACCTCTGCTACGCGATCGTCGCGGTCGGCATCTACCTGGCCTGGGGGCGCGGCGGCATGCTGACCCTCGGCCAGGGCGTGTTCTTCGGCCTCGGCGGCTACGCGATGGGCATGCACCTCAAACTCGCCGACGCCGGCGAGGGCAATCTGCCCGACTTCATGGTGTGGAGCGGCGTGGAGACCCTGCCGGCCATCTGGGGGCCGTTCCGCAACCCGGCGTTCGCCCTGGTCATGGTGGTGGTGCTGCCCACCGTGGTGGCGCTGATCCTGGGCACCCTGGTGTTCCGCCAGCGGGTGCGCGGCGCCTACTTCGCTGTACTGTCCCAGGCCCTGGCCGCCGCGTTCGTGATCCTGCTGGTCGGCCAGCAGGGCCTTACCGGCGGCACCAACGGCCTGACCAACGTGCAGTTCTTCTTCGGCCTCGACCTGTACGACCCGGCGCAGAAACGGATCGTCTACTACGTCGCCGTCGGCGCGCTCGGCCTGGTGTTCCTCGCCGCCTGGCAGCTCACCCACAGCCGGTTCGGCAAGCTGCTGGTCGCCATCCGCGACGGCGAGGACCGGGTCCGGTTCCTCGGCTACGACCCGGCCGTGGTGAAGACCATCGTGTACGCGCTGTCGGCGGCCATGGCCGGGATCGCCGGCGCGCTGTTCGTGCCGGTGGTCGGCATCCTCGGCCCCGCCGACCTCGGCGTCGTACCGTCGATCGAGATGCTGGTCGCGGTCGCCATCGGCGGGCGGTTCTCGCTGGTCGGTGCGGTCGGCGGGGCGATTCTGTTCAACTACGGCAGTACGGTGCTCAGCGAGCAGTGGCCGTCCGGCTGGCTCTATCTGCTCGGTGGCCTGTTCATCGCGGTGATGATGTGGGCGCCGCGCGGCCTCGCCGGGCTACTCGCCGATGGCTGGGCGGCGGTACGGCACCGCTGGCCCGGCCGTGCCGGACCGGCCGCACCGGTCTCCCCGGCGGCCGCCACGGAAGGCGCGGCCACCGACGCCGCCGGGCGACCGGCGGAGACCACCGTCGGGGTCGGAGGTGCGAAACCGTGA
- the urtD gene encoding urea ABC transporter ATP-binding protein UrtD: MSGKLEVRGLDVVFDGFRAISDLDLTVEPGELRFLIGPNGAGKTTLIDVVTGRTRPASGSVRFNGQELVGRREHRIVRLGIGRTFQTSVVFEQLTVLENLDLAASFRRRMVGLLRRRRGVSDQVSRALDTTGLTDLAYRPAGVLSHGQRQWLEIGMLIVQQPSLLLLDEPVAGMSRSERDRTGELLREVAKDHTVMVIEHDMEFLRRFASTVTVLHEGRLLCEGTVAQVQADPRVQQVYLGRSGEDGAEPAVPSAVSAPSAAAGPSAAQEASS; the protein is encoded by the coding sequence GTGAGCGGCAAACTGGAGGTACGCGGCCTCGACGTCGTCTTCGACGGCTTCCGGGCGATCAGCGACCTCGACCTGACAGTCGAGCCGGGGGAGCTGCGCTTCCTGATCGGCCCGAACGGTGCCGGCAAGACCACCCTGATCGACGTGGTCACCGGCCGGACCCGCCCGGCGTCCGGGTCGGTGCGGTTCAACGGTCAGGAGCTGGTCGGCCGCCGCGAGCACCGGATCGTCCGGCTCGGCATCGGCCGGACGTTCCAGACATCGGTGGTCTTCGAGCAGCTCACCGTGCTGGAAAACCTCGACCTGGCGGCCAGTTTCCGCCGGCGGATGGTCGGCCTGCTGCGTCGCCGACGGGGCGTCTCCGACCAGGTGTCCCGGGCGCTGGACACCACCGGCCTGACCGACCTGGCGTACCGGCCGGCCGGGGTGCTCTCCCACGGGCAGCGCCAGTGGCTGGAGATCGGCATGCTGATCGTGCAGCAGCCCAGTCTGCTGCTGCTCGACGAGCCGGTGGCCGGGATGAGCCGCAGCGAACGGGACCGCACCGGTGAGCTGCTGCGTGAGGTCGCCAAGGACCACACGGTGATGGTGATCGAGCACGACATGGAGTTCCTGCGCCGGTTCGCCAGCACCGTCACCGTGCTGCACGAGGGCCGACTGCTCTGCGAGGGCACCGTCGCGCAGGTGCAGGCCGACCCGCGCGTGCAGCAGGTCTACCTGGGTCGCTCCGGCGAGGACGGCGCCGAACCCGCCGTACCGTCGGCTGTTTCCGCACCGTCGGCTGCTGCCGGACCGTCAGCCGCTCAGGAGGCGTCGTCGTGA
- the urtE gene encoding urea ABC transporter ATP-binding subunit UrtE, with the protein MLTVESLDVAYGRAQVLFGVDLQAPAGSLVCVMGRNGVGKTTLLKAITGVLPVRSGRVTFEGRDITKLRTHERVRLGLGYVPQGHETFPQLTVAENLQVAVEAARTDKAAVDEALDLFPALRGLLRRRAGFLSGGQQQQLAIARALVTRPKMLLLDEPTEGIQPSIIIEIEEAIERLHTEAGLAILLVEQYLELALRLADRFVILDAGEVVRAGDKEDLRDESVRQLLSV; encoded by the coding sequence ATGTTGACCGTCGAGTCGCTCGACGTCGCGTACGGTCGGGCCCAGGTGCTGTTCGGGGTCGACCTGCAGGCCCCGGCCGGGTCGCTGGTCTGCGTGATGGGCCGCAACGGGGTCGGCAAGACGACTCTGCTGAAGGCGATCACCGGGGTGCTGCCGGTGCGCTCCGGCCGGGTGACCTTCGAAGGCCGCGACATCACCAAGCTGCGTACCCACGAACGGGTCCGGCTCGGTCTCGGCTACGTCCCGCAGGGCCACGAGACGTTCCCGCAGCTGACCGTTGCCGAGAACCTGCAGGTGGCGGTCGAGGCGGCGCGGACCGACAAGGCGGCGGTCGACGAGGCACTGGACCTGTTCCCGGCGCTGCGCGGGCTGCTGCGCCGCCGGGCCGGGTTCCTCTCCGGCGGCCAGCAGCAGCAGTTGGCGATCGCCCGCGCCCTGGTCACCCGGCCGAAGATGCTGCTGCTCGACGAGCCGACCGAAGGCATCCAGCCATCGATCATCATCGAGATCGAGGAGGCGATCGAACGGCTGCACACCGAGGCCGGGCTGGCGATCCTGCTGGTCGAGCAGTATCTCGAACTGGCGCTGCGGCTGGCCGACCGGTTCGTCATCCTCGACGCCGGTGAGGTGGTCCGGGCCGGCGACAAGGAGGACCTGCGCGACGAGTCGGTCCGCCAACTGCTGTCGGTGTGA
- a CDS encoding PaaI family thioesterase — MTQTQQPTPDAAQRSRTFSWTDPATVRLAALNGLDGLGQLQAMASGEIPAPPVMVMLGLEGLEPEHGRVVTVLTPQEFHYNALGTVHGGIISTLLDTAAGCAVHSVLPAGTSYTSIDLNVKFLRPVTLASGTLRCEGTVVQRGRRTAYAEAKLTDAAGRLAAHATSSCLLFELPPTE; from the coding sequence ATGACACAGACTCAGCAGCCGACGCCGGACGCGGCGCAGCGCAGTCGCACCTTCTCGTGGACCGACCCCGCCACGGTGCGGTTGGCGGCGTTGAACGGCCTCGACGGGCTGGGCCAGTTGCAGGCGATGGCGTCCGGTGAGATCCCCGCCCCACCGGTGATGGTGATGCTGGGCCTCGAAGGGTTGGAGCCCGAGCACGGCCGGGTGGTCACCGTGCTGACCCCGCAGGAGTTCCACTACAACGCCCTGGGCACGGTGCACGGCGGCATCATCTCGACCCTGCTGGACACCGCGGCCGGCTGCGCGGTGCACTCGGTGCTGCCGGCCGGGACGAGCTACACCTCGATCGACCTGAACGTGAAGTTCCTTCGCCCAGTGACGCTCGCCTCCGGCACGCTGCGCTGCGAGGGCACCGTGGTGCAGCGCGGGCGGCGCACCGCGTACGCCGAGGCGAAACTGACCGACGCCGCCGGCCGGCTGGCCGCCCACGCCACCTCGTCCTGCCTGCTGTTCGAGCTGCCACCGACCGAGTGA
- a CDS encoding helix-turn-helix domain-containing protein, translating into MRPTALDWSIDNCTIARTMEIIGERWTVVVLREVFNGVRRFDQMRERTGVPRQVLTNRLTMLVDQGLLRRHPYQEPGERQRYEYRLTGKGLDLWPVLVALLQWGDRYCADPDGPPLAVAHRDCGAEVGVTMRCTAGHDVADPRDVLPRPGPGARRREPTG; encoded by the coding sequence GTGAGACCTACCGCACTCGACTGGTCCATCGACAACTGCACCATCGCCCGCACCATGGAGATCATCGGCGAGCGGTGGACCGTCGTCGTGCTCCGCGAGGTCTTCAACGGGGTACGGCGCTTCGACCAGATGCGCGAACGCACCGGCGTCCCCCGTCAGGTGCTGACCAACCGGCTCACCATGCTGGTCGACCAGGGTCTGCTGCGCCGGCACCCGTACCAGGAGCCGGGGGAGCGGCAACGCTACGAGTACCGGCTCACCGGCAAAGGGCTCGACCTGTGGCCGGTGCTGGTCGCGCTGCTGCAGTGGGGCGATCGGTACTGCGCCGACCCGGACGGCCCGCCGCTGGCCGTGGCCCACCGCGACTGCGGCGCCGAGGTCGGCGTCACGATGCGCTGCACCGCCGGCCACGACGTCGCCGACCCGCGAGACGTACTGCCCCGCCCCGGCCCCGGTGCCCGCCGCCGTGAACCGACCGGCTGA